GTGTCATATACACTTGTTTCGTTACTCATAATCATGTAGCTTAATTAAAAAAATGAAACCCGTTAGGGTTTATTTGGTATGCAGATTTTTAGATAGCTGATATCACCTCTTTAGAAAACAGAAAAAATCTAGTTGAACGGACTTTTACTTAATCTTAGGTTGATGGGCATGGGTCCCGCCCCACATCGCTATCAAGCTAAGGTTTTAATATACCCCCTAAATAAAAATTTTCTTTCTCTACAGATAGTTATTTTCAGAAGTCCGCTTATTTTTTTCGTTTTGGGGCGTTTATTTTTCTTAAGTTGATGGACGTGGGGTAGCACCACATCGCCATCAACTTAAGAGTACTTACTACCCATTATTGTTATAAAAGTTATTCTTCCTAGATTAATCAGAGGGATGAAAAAAAACACCCTCACAGGTGTCTTTTTTCATTATAGAAATATCTTAAAATAGATATCTGATGTCATTTATTCAATAAAAAACCCTTTGTTACATCATAACGCCATTATCTTTGAATGAATACCATTTACCATCAATGAAATGTTTTCCTACTGCCATTGCACCATTAGATTGTAAATAGTACCAATTTCCATTATCTTGTACCCAACCTGTTTTCATTGTGCCATCTGCATTCATATAGTACCAATTATCCTTATCTTGTACCCAACTTGTTTGCATCTTAGCACCAACAAAGTAATACCAGCTTCCTTGATAACTTAACCAGCCATTATAAGCACCTCCGTTATCTTTGAAATAATGCCACTGATTATTAATTAAATTCCAACCCGTTACCATTGAGCCATCAGGAAGGAAATAATTACCTTGTAGGAATTCTCCTATCCAACCTGTTCGCATTTTCCCTTTACTAAATCCATCTAAATAATATGTTTTATCATTATATTTAAGATAGCCCATGTGTAGATTTCCGCCTTCGAGAATGTAATACCAATCTCCCTCATATTGAACCCATCCCGTATTTGTATACAGTGCACCGTCTGTTCCTAATAAGTAAGCTCCATTTTCATCTTCAATATAGCCCATTTTCATTTTTCCGCTTGCATCAAAGTAGTACCATTTTCCTCCATCTTGTAGCCATCCTGTTTTCTTCATACCCTTTTGATCATAGAAATACCATGTTTCTCCGTCTTTTACCCAACCACTTTGTTGCATTGTCTGTTCTGCTTTTGGAGCGTCCTGCTTCATATTATCTTGTTTTTCTGCATGTGATACTGCAGGAACGATAAACATTGTAGACATCAAAATTGGTAAAATAGCTTTCTTCATTTTCTATATCCCCCAAATAATGTGTAATTTTAGTTTTTATTTCCACAAACAGAATTATATTATAATATTTAAATATAATCAATAGTTTTTGTAACAAAAATGTAATATTTTTTAATTTAACGAAACAAAATATCCA
This sequence is a window from Bacillus pseudomycoides DSM 12442. Protein-coding genes within it:
- a CDS encoding N-acetylmuramoyl-L-alanine amidase family protein → MKKAILPILMSTMFIVPAVSHAEKQDNMKQDAPKAEQTMQQSGWVKDGETWYFYDQKGMKKTGWLQDGGKWYYFDASGKMKMGYIEDENGAYLLGTDGALYTNTGWVQYEGDWYYILEGGNLHMGYLKYNDKTYYLDGFSKGKMRTGWIGEFLQGNYFLPDGSMVTGWNLINNQWHYFKDNGGAYNGWLSYQGSWYYFVGAKMQTSWVQDKDNWYYMNADGTMKTGWVQDNGNWYYLQSNGAMAVGKHFIDGKWYSFKDNGVMM